A genomic segment from Janthinobacterium sp. 64 encodes:
- the gcvH gene encoding glycine cleavage system protein GcvH: MNIPADLKYTASHEWVRLEGDGTITVGITEYAQDALGDIVFVELPTVGNTYGAGDDAAVVESVKAASDIYAPIAGEVVAVNDDVVNSPESINADAYANWLFKIKPADVSALDGLLDAAAYGASTSA; the protein is encoded by the coding sequence ATGAACATTCCTGCAGACCTGAAGTACACCGCTTCCCACGAATGGGTACGCCTTGAAGGCGACGGCACCATCACCGTCGGCATCACCGAGTACGCGCAGGACGCGCTGGGCGACATCGTCTTCGTCGAACTGCCAACCGTGGGCAATACCTACGGCGCCGGCGACGACGCCGCCGTGGTGGAGTCCGTGAAAGCCGCCAGCGACATCTACGCGCCGATCGCCGGCGAAGTCGTGGCCGTCAACGACGACGTCGTCAACTCGCCCGAGTCGATCAACGCCGACGCCTACGCCAACTGGCTGTTCAAGATCAAGCCAGCCGACGTGTCGGCCCTGGACGGCTTGCTCGACGCTGCCGCCTATGGCGCCAGCACCAGCGCGTAA